In Pseudobdellovibrio exovorus JSS, the genomic stretch GGCATGACGAAAGAACAATTCGTCGCCGAATGCCGTAAAGTGGATGAAATGGTTTTCAAAGCTGTGCAGAAACAAGCTGGTAGTATTTCAGCAGAACACGGCGTCGGCGTTACGAAACGTTCATTCTTAACCTACACGCGTTCACCAGAAGAAATCGAAATTATGAAAGGGATCAAAAAAGTTTTCGATCCTGATAACATCATGAATCCAGGAAAAGTGATCTAGGCCGATAATACGGCCTAACACCTAAAATACAATTCGAGTTTTAATATTACGTTTTGAAGATTCAAATTTAGCAGCCAATTGCTCGGCTGTTGTCGTCGCCCAATCCAGCTCGAGATCTGTGACTAAGTAACCGATTTTTTGATCTGTAGAAAGATATTGTCCTTGGATATTGGCTTTCGCTTCCGAGATAAACCCGTTGAGTTCACCCAAGACACCCGGCTCGTTACGATGCACGTTCATAATACGAGTGACTTTGTCTTTGGCCCCTAAGTCTACGTTCGGAAAATTTACAGCCCCCGCTGTCGTTCCATAGCGAATAAATTTACGGAAACTTTCAGCCACTTCAAGACCAATCGCGTACTGCGCTTCTTCCGTACTGCCCCCGATATGAGGAGTCAAAATAACATTCTTCAACCCTTGTAGCGGAGATTTGAATTTTTCTTTATTCGACGCGGGCTCTTGCGGAAACACGTCTAAGGCACAGCCTGCAATATGATTCGATTTCAGTGCATTCACTAAATCCTCGATCACAATCACTGTACCGCGGGACGCATTGATCACGTAGCTTCCTTTTTTCATCGTCGTTAGCTCTGCAGAGCTGATCATATTCATCGTCTCGGGAGTTTCAGGTACATGTAAACTGATAAAATCAGCTTCTTTCAAAAGCTCATGTAAATGTGTTGTGGCACGCGCATTACCTAAAGGAAGTTTCTTCACGATATCGTAGAAAATAACTTTCATACCAAAAGCTTCCGCCAAAATAC encodes the following:
- the serA gene encoding phosphoglycerate dehydrogenase — protein: MRILLAENIHSVAKEKLIEEGFKVDLLTHAPSEDEYNQILQNYDVLGIRSKSDINERILQNNQHLLAIGAFCIGTNQIDLTCANNFGIPVFNAPHSNTRSVAELVMAEMIALSRQLGDRNTLAHQGEWVKSAEGSREVRGKTLGIVGYGHIGSQVSILAEAFGMKVIFYDIVKKLPLGNARATTHLHELLKEADFISLHVPETPETMNMISSAELTTMKKGSYVINASRGTVIVIEDLVNALKSNHIAGCALDVFPQEPASNKEKFKSPLQGLKNVILTPHIGGSTEEAQYAIGLEVAESFRKFIRYGTTAGAVNFPNVDLGAKDKVTRIMNVHRNEPGVLGELNGFISEAKANIQGQYLSTDQKIGYLVTDLELDWATTTAEQLAAKFESSKRNIKTRIVF